In a genomic window of Streptomyces noursei ATCC 11455:
- a CDS encoding SDR family NAD(P)-dependent oxidoreductase, translated as MSAGTALIVGASRTLGLGLATEYARRGWDVIGTVRGDQRTGLHDLADASDGRVTVETLDMTEPEQIAALRERLAERTLDLLFVNAGIARGDIPVGEVPTEMFVEVMVTNALSPMRVVESFRSLVAPTGTIGVMSSRQGSLNLNTKGGQDVYRASKSALNQLMRSYAVRYADAAHTLLLMCPGHVRTELGGPQAPLTIDQSIPGVADTIDRHSGEPGLKFLDHQGQPVPW; from the coding sequence ATGAGCGCCGGGACCGCCCTCATCGTCGGGGCCTCCCGGACCCTCGGGCTCGGCCTGGCCACCGAGTACGCACGCCGCGGTTGGGACGTCATCGGGACCGTCCGGGGCGATCAGCGCACCGGCCTCCACGACCTGGCCGACGCGTCCGACGGTCGCGTCACCGTCGAAACGCTGGATATGACGGAGCCGGAGCAGATCGCCGCGCTGCGCGAACGCCTCGCGGAACGCACCCTGGACCTGCTGTTCGTCAACGCCGGCATCGCACGGGGCGACATCCCCGTCGGCGAGGTCCCGACGGAGATGTTCGTCGAGGTCATGGTCACCAATGCGCTCAGCCCGATGCGCGTGGTCGAGTCCTTCCGCTCGCTGGTCGCGCCGACCGGGACCATCGGCGTGATGTCCTCGCGCCAAGGCAGCCTCAACCTGAACACCAAGGGCGGTCAGGACGTCTACCGCGCCAGCAAGTCCGCCCTGAACCAGCTGATGCGCAGCTACGCCGTCCGGTACGCCGACGCCGCACACACGCTGCTGCTCATGTGCCCCGGCCATGTCCGCACCGAACTCGGCGGTCCCCAGGCGCCGTTGACCATCGACCAGTCCATCCCGGGCGTCGCGGACACGATCGACCGCCACAGCGGCGAACCGGGCCTGAAGTTCCTCGACCACCAGGGCCAGCCCGTGCCCTGGTAG
- a CDS encoding RNA polymerase sigma factor — protein sequence MNEQRAARSVEAVFREDRGRLLALLAARFGDLDLAEETASEAIEAALQRWPVDGVPDKPLAWLLTTARRKAIDRIRRDRAYAERLAILQVESDRAAPVVPAEAGFDDIPDERLQLFFTCCHPALSAEAQTALTLRFLAGLTTPEVARAFLVPTATMAQRIVRAKRKIRGARIPFRVPGPDELPARLPGVLRVVYLVFTEGYAASSGTDLLRPDLADEAIRLARILHRLLPREREVTGLLALLLLTDARRAARIDAAGGQVLLEDQDRALWDVDRIAEGRRLVVPALTGPGVGPYAVQAAIAALHDEATAFETTDWPQIVALYDVLLQIEPSPLVALNRAVALAMRDGPEAGLVVLDELTGAEELRGYHLLPAARADLLRRLGRSTEAAAAYRAALDLVGNEPERATLARRLRELTDP from the coding sequence GTGAACGAGCAGCGAGCGGCCCGCTCCGTGGAGGCGGTGTTCCGCGAAGACCGGGGCCGGCTGCTCGCCCTCCTCGCCGCCCGGTTCGGAGATCTCGACCTGGCCGAGGAGACCGCCTCCGAGGCGATCGAGGCCGCGCTGCAGCGGTGGCCGGTCGACGGGGTGCCGGACAAGCCGCTGGCCTGGCTGCTCACCACGGCACGCCGCAAGGCCATCGACCGGATCCGGCGCGACCGCGCGTACGCGGAGCGGCTGGCGATACTGCAGGTGGAGAGCGACCGGGCGGCCCCCGTGGTCCCTGCCGAGGCCGGCTTCGACGACATCCCCGACGAGCGACTGCAGCTCTTCTTCACCTGCTGTCACCCGGCGCTCTCCGCGGAGGCACAGACCGCGCTGACGTTGCGGTTCCTGGCGGGCCTGACCACGCCCGAGGTCGCCCGGGCGTTTCTGGTGCCCACCGCAACGATGGCCCAGCGCATCGTGCGCGCGAAACGCAAGATCCGCGGTGCGCGCATCCCGTTCCGCGTCCCGGGGCCGGACGAGCTGCCCGCGCGGCTGCCCGGCGTGCTCCGGGTCGTCTACCTCGTCTTCACCGAGGGGTACGCGGCCAGCTCCGGCACCGACCTGCTGCGCCCCGACCTGGCCGACGAGGCCATCCGGCTCGCCCGGATCCTGCACCGGCTGCTCCCCCGGGAACGCGAGGTGACCGGGCTGCTCGCGCTGCTCCTGCTCACCGACGCCCGGCGCGCGGCCAGGATCGACGCGGCCGGGGGCCAGGTGCTGCTCGAAGACCAGGACCGCGCCCTGTGGGACGTCGACCGGATCGCCGAGGGGCGGCGGCTCGTGGTGCCGGCCCTGACCGGCCCCGGCGTCGGACCGTACGCGGTGCAGGCGGCGATCGCGGCGCTGCACGACGAGGCGACGGCCTTCGAGACGACCGACTGGCCGCAGATCGTCGCGCTCTACGACGTGCTGCTGCAGATCGAGCCGTCGCCGCTGGTCGCACTGAACCGGGCCGTGGCCCTGGCCATGCGCGACGGCCCCGAGGCGGGCCTCGTCGTCCTGGACGAGCTCACCGGGGCCGAAGAGCTGCGCGGCTACCACCTGCTTCCCGCGGCACGGGCCGACCTGTTGCGGAGACTGGGCCGCAGCACGGAGGCGGCCGCCGCCTACCGGGCCGCCCTCGATCTCGTCGGCAACGAACCGGAGCGCGCCACGCTCGCCCGCAGACTCCGGGAGCTCACCGATCCGTGA
- a CDS encoding YciI family protein → MKYLLLINTLSPDSTEERPAEGPTVEDFMAFDKAVSDAGVKLDGNALDITTATTVHVRVNGERVVTDGPFAETREIVGGYYLIDVPDLDAALDWAARCPGARFGTVEVRTVWEPVQP, encoded by the coding sequence GTGAAGTACCTGTTGCTGATCAACACCCTGTCGCCCGACTCCACCGAGGAGCGGCCGGCCGAGGGGCCGACCGTGGAGGATTTCATGGCGTTCGACAAGGCGGTCTCCGACGCCGGCGTCAAGCTGGACGGCAACGCCCTGGACATCACGACCGCGACCACCGTGCACGTCCGCGTGAACGGTGAGCGCGTGGTGACGGACGGGCCGTTCGCCGAGACCCGGGAGATCGTCGGCGGCTACTACCTGATCGATGTTCCCGATCTCGACGCGGCGCTCGACTGGGCGGCCCGGTGCCCGGGGGCCCGGTTCGGCACCGTCGAGGTCCGCACGGTCTGGGAGCCGGTCCAGCCGTGA
- a CDS encoding contact-dependent growth inhibition system immunity protein, protein MEAIEGDRWPDPPAGATRLTATVHAVRRRPVSALGPEDLRLLIRQNIGLPHLLPRAVDVLRADPLVGGDLFEGDLLSAVLTRDHTAWAGAPQAARALRRIVAAMDDIPPDLQGEVDDFLALSAGS, encoded by the coding sequence TTGGAGGCGATCGAGGGCGACCGCTGGCCGGACCCGCCTGCCGGCGCCACCCGGCTCACTGCCACGGTGCATGCCGTGCGGCGCAGACCGGTCAGCGCGCTCGGCCCCGAGGACCTCCGGTTGCTGATCCGGCAGAACATCGGCCTGCCCCACCTGCTGCCTCGCGCCGTCGACGTGCTCCGCGCCGATCCGCTGGTCGGGGGCGACCTGTTCGAAGGCGACCTGCTCTCGGCCGTCCTGACCAGAGACCACACAGCGTGGGCCGGGGCACCGCAAGCCGCTCGTGCGCTTCGTCGGATCGTCGCTGCCATGGACGACATCCCTCCTGACCTGCAGGGCGAAGTCGATGACTTCCTCGCGCTGTCCGCCGGCTCGTGA
- a CDS encoding SCO4402 family protein — protein sequence MSEEEIRLPEMRAGVIAAVQALADGEYQRRVWIDRIYPTPGYFDDFTLTFNILEDAAILDDPYAAIGRTLASEGEATALSALSDRLVRIIQEVGAESPDGAFLASPSWNGVIEAARSALALMTR from the coding sequence GTGAGTGAGGAAGAAATTCGGCTTCCGGAGATGAGAGCGGGGGTCATCGCGGCCGTGCAGGCCCTGGCGGACGGTGAATACCAGAGACGGGTGTGGATCGACAGGATCTATCCGACCCCGGGTTACTTCGACGACTTCACTCTCACGTTCAACATCTTGGAAGACGCCGCAATCCTTGACGACCCGTATGCCGCCATCGGTAGAACCCTGGCCTCGGAGGGTGAGGCCACGGCGTTGAGTGCGTTGTCCGATCGGCTCGTTCGCATCATTCAGGAGGTCGGTGCCGAGAGCCCCGACGGTGCCTTCCTCGCATCTCCTTCGTGGAACGGGGTCATCGAGGCGGCCCGGTCGGCGCTCGCACTCATGACGCGCTAG
- a CDS encoding DinB family protein has product MSDRPARWSRATVYPDMWVDPDDDPRNSEGVSPDGELATLEDFLTNYRMTLRMKCDGLDAEQLSRRSVPPSSMSLLGLLRHLAETERDWRNWISDAEPLPKLYDEQDGDFDGAVAEQTEVDAAYAALAREQAATDAALAEHPDLSERLGKDGIAVRELLVHRIEEYARHCGHADLLRERIDGRVGQ; this is encoded by the coding sequence ATGAGTGACCGACCTGCACGATGGAGCCGGGCAACCGTTTACCCCGACATGTGGGTTGACCCGGACGACGACCCCCGCAACAGCGAAGGAGTCAGTCCGGACGGCGAGCTCGCCACGCTGGAGGACTTCCTGACGAACTACCGCATGACCTTGCGGATGAAGTGCGACGGTCTGGATGCGGAGCAGTTGTCCCGCCGATCGGTTCCGCCGTCGTCGATGTCGCTGCTCGGCCTGCTGCGGCACCTCGCCGAGACGGAACGGGACTGGCGTAACTGGATCAGCGATGCTGAACCACTGCCGAAGCTGTATGACGAGCAGGACGGGGACTTCGACGGGGCTGTCGCCGAGCAGACGGAGGTCGACGCCGCGTATGCCGCGCTGGCCCGCGAGCAAGCCGCGACCGATGCCGCACTGGCCGAGCATCCGGATCTGAGCGAGCGCCTGGGGAAGGACGGCATCGCCGTTCGGGAGCTGTTGGTCCACAGGATCGAGGAGTACGCCCGTCACTGCGGGCACGCCGACCTGTTGCGCGAGCGCATCGACGGACGGGTCGGCCAGTGA
- a CDS encoding carboxylesterase/lipase family protein has product MTERPCAVEATFRTTSGRVRGRRDGDGITAVLGIPYAAPPFGDRRFRAPQPAPAWDGVRDCTAFGPIAPQSAELPGAPVWRPGDEDILTVNVWVPERVDGGALPVFFWIHGGAYTFGSSAQPDFDGAALARAGLAVVSCNYRVGFEGFGHVPGLPDNRGLLDQAAALRWVRENIAAFGGDPGNVTVAGHSSGGGSVACLMAMDQTRGLFRRAIAHSVPSAFFTVELAAAVTERIAAEAGVAPTADGLLSLPPEALVAASDKTTANCGSDPVAAIHAFDPVIFQPVVDGEVLPVDPLRAFASGAAREVDLLVCHTLEEYWFLHTVGAVREVTTEAELADFAASLRLSADLVDGYRALLPDAPVLDRYLAIFGDARFGEYTTRLAERHARAGGRAYLARFARRRGAARPWHTADIPFAFGNLDAVGADFLIGGVPDDHDRALSRRMLRSWADFAATGDPGWPAVTAGATPVKSWAVPGDHLTADDASARRALWRDVRFDLLRM; this is encoded by the coding sequence ATGACTGAACGACCATGTGCTGTTGAAGCAACCTTTCGGACGACGAGCGGTCGTGTGCGGGGAAGGAGGGACGGCGACGGCATCACCGCCGTGCTCGGTATCCCGTACGCAGCCCCGCCGTTCGGCGACCGCCGGTTCCGCGCGCCGCAACCGGCGCCTGCCTGGGACGGGGTCCGGGACTGCACGGCCTTCGGCCCCATCGCCCCGCAGTCGGCGGAGCTGCCCGGAGCGCCGGTATGGCGCCCGGGCGACGAGGACATCCTCACCGTCAACGTGTGGGTGCCTGAGCGTGTGGACGGTGGCGCGCTGCCGGTGTTCTTCTGGATCCACGGCGGCGCCTACACCTTCGGCTCCTCAGCCCAGCCGGACTTCGACGGGGCGGCCCTGGCCCGCGCGGGATTGGCCGTCGTCAGCTGCAACTACCGGGTGGGCTTCGAGGGTTTCGGTCATGTACCCGGGCTTCCCGACAACCGCGGGCTGCTGGACCAGGCCGCCGCGCTGCGCTGGGTCCGGGAGAACATCGCGGCCTTCGGTGGTGACCCCGGGAACGTCACCGTCGCCGGGCACTCCTCCGGGGGAGGCTCGGTGGCCTGCCTGATGGCCATGGACCAGACACGGGGCCTGTTCCGGCGGGCCATCGCCCACAGCGTGCCCAGTGCCTTCTTCACGGTCGAGCTCGCGGCGGCGGTCACCGAGCGGATCGCGGCGGAGGCCGGGGTCGCCCCGACGGCGGACGGACTGCTGTCGCTACCGCCCGAGGCGCTGGTGGCCGCGTCCGACAAGACCACTGCGAACTGCGGGAGCGACCCCGTCGCGGCGATCCACGCCTTTGACCCGGTGATCTTCCAACCCGTCGTCGACGGCGAGGTGTTGCCCGTGGACCCGCTGCGCGCGTTCGCCTCAGGGGCGGCGCGGGAGGTGGACCTGCTGGTGTGCCACACGTTGGAGGAATACTGGTTCCTTCACACGGTGGGAGCCGTGCGGGAGGTCACCACCGAGGCGGAACTGGCGGACTTCGCCGCGTCGCTGCGTCTCTCGGCCGACCTGGTCGACGGTTACCGTGCCTTGCTGCCGGACGCCCCGGTACTCGACCGCTACCTCGCGATCTTCGGTGACGCGCGGTTCGGCGAGTACACCACCCGCCTCGCCGAGCGGCACGCGAGAGCCGGCGGCCGGGCGTACTTGGCCCGCTTCGCCCGCAGGCGCGGAGCGGCCAGGCCCTGGCACACCGCGGACATCCCCTTTGCCTTCGGCAACCTGGACGCCGTCGGCGCAGACTTCCTCATCGGTGGTGTCCCCGACGACCACGACCGTGCCCTGTCCCGCCGCATGCTTCGCTCCTGGGCCGACTTCGCGGCCACCGGTGACCCAGGCTGGCCGGCGGTCACCGCGGGCGCGACGCCGGTCAAGTCATGGGCCGTCCCCGGTGACCACTTGACCGCCGACGACGCGTCCGCGCGCCGTGCCTTGTGGCGCGACGTCCGGTTCGACCTGCTGCGAATGTGA
- a CDS encoding alkyl sulfatase C-terminal domain-containing protein has product MSGHNFFLTGADELANGIERPANQEAGDLVLSMSLEQYFSTLARTVDGPTAAREQRDPIVLQWLVSGAEEETCTTTLRNGVLVYVPGKDRFAGTPQTVIKLSREALNGLMYGPTGFTNAFDAAVRDGVVQIPGPRPQRCESAQGRCGSCAFEPTGPIT; this is encoded by the coding sequence TTGAGCGGTCACAACTTCTTCCTCACCGGCGCCGACGAACTCGCCAACGGCATCGAACGGCCTGCCAACCAGGAGGCCGGCGACCTCGTCCTCAGCATGAGCCTGGAGCAGTACTTCTCGACCCTGGCCCGGACCGTCGACGGGCCCACGGCCGCCCGCGAACAACGCGACCCGATCGTGCTCCAGTGGCTGGTCAGCGGCGCCGAGGAGGAGACCTGCACCACGACACTCCGCAACGGCGTCCTGGTCTACGTACCCGGCAAGGACCGGTTCGCCGGGACGCCACAGACCGTGATCAAACTGTCCCGCGAGGCCCTCAACGGCCTGATGTACGGCCCCACGGGCTTCACGAACGCCTTCGACGCCGCCGTGCGCGACGGCGTCGTCCAGATCCCGGGTCCGCGCCCGCAGCGGTGCGAGTCCGCTCAAGGCCGATGCGGATCGTGCGCGTTCGAACCGACGGGCCCGATCACATGA
- a CDS encoding SAM-dependent methyltransferase produces MNREQISRIAHTEHPIKSPLDDDSVHRLLQRGLPRGDERVLDLGCGGAEWLLRALATRPHLHAEGVDVSEDALAQAAAAALDRGVQDRLVLHHRKAEDFVSAEPFDVVLSFGATHAFGGLLPTLAAARKHLAPGGRVLVGEGFWDRPPSPEAVEMLGNFTDLATTVDRVVADGWTPVDGHVSTRRELDDYEWACWGSLAAWALDHPADVDSAHALETATTRRSEWLRGYRDTWGFVSLVLRPTPGRA; encoded by the coding sequence ATGAACCGTGAACAGATCTCCCGGATCGCGCACACCGAGCACCCGATCAAGTCTCCGCTCGACGACGACTCGGTACACCGGCTGCTGCAACGCGGGCTCCCCAGGGGCGACGAGCGGGTGCTCGACCTCGGGTGCGGCGGAGCGGAATGGCTCCTGCGCGCCCTGGCCACACGACCGCACCTCCATGCCGAGGGCGTGGACGTGTCCGAGGACGCCCTGGCCCAGGCAGCCGCCGCCGCGCTCGACCGCGGCGTCCAGGACCGCCTGGTCCTGCACCACCGGAAGGCCGAGGACTTCGTTTCGGCCGAGCCGTTCGACGTGGTCCTCAGCTTCGGGGCCACGCATGCCTTCGGGGGCCTGCTCCCCACCCTCGCGGCGGCCCGCAAGCACCTGGCTCCCGGCGGCCGTGTCCTTGTCGGTGAGGGGTTCTGGGACCGCCCGCCGTCGCCGGAGGCCGTCGAGATGCTGGGGAACTTCACCGACCTGGCGACCACTGTGGACCGTGTCGTCGCCGACGGCTGGACGCCTGTCGACGGCCACGTCAGCACCCGTCGTGAGTTGGACGACTACGAGTGGGCCTGCTGGGGTTCGCTGGCCGCTTGGGCCCTGGACCACCCTGCCGATGTGGACAGCGCGCACGCGCTCGAAACGGCCACGACCCGTCGCTCCGAATGGCTGCGCGGCTACCGGGACACCTGGGGCTTCGTCTCCCTGGTCCTGCGCCCGACACCCGGCCGGGCCTGA
- a CDS encoding TIGR03619 family F420-dependent LLM class oxidoreductase: MTLRLGCTVPTALSPVELREFAVTAEHLGYDHLSVPEHLVSSTPAYESLTLVAFLAAVTTRIELATAMTILPHRPVVLAAKQAAQLAHLSGDRLRLGVAMGSDPAESAALGTVPGTRAALFEEQVHALRLLWTRPAADFAGEHVAFTGVTVTPRPRRIPLWMGGGTLRTGGRPGALRRIAALADGFTMSGLLANRVNRGAALIDELRTAVTEAGRDWAAFGTEARLRPVPGRPDTWRSLAGAWRSAGATHLTVTTDDLSLLAPLHAALTG; this comes from the coding sequence ATGACGCTACGCCTCGGCTGTACCGTTCCCACCGCCCTCTCGCCCGTCGAGCTGCGCGAGTTCGCCGTGACCGCGGAACACCTCGGATACGACCACCTCTCCGTCCCTGAGCACCTGGTGTCCAGCACTCCCGCCTACGAGAGCCTGACGCTGGTGGCGTTCCTGGCGGCGGTCACCACCCGGATCGAACTGGCCACCGCGATGACGATCCTGCCGCACCGCCCGGTGGTGCTCGCCGCCAAGCAGGCCGCGCAGCTGGCCCACCTCAGCGGCGACCGACTGCGGCTGGGCGTCGCCATGGGGTCCGATCCCGCCGAGTCCGCCGCCCTCGGCACCGTTCCGGGAACCCGCGCGGCGCTGTTCGAGGAACAGGTCCATGCGCTGCGCCTGCTGTGGACCCGGCCGGCAGCGGATTTCGCCGGCGAGCACGTCGCGTTCACCGGCGTCACCGTCACCCCCCGGCCGCGCCGGATACCGCTCTGGATGGGCGGCGGCACCCTGCGCACCGGAGGCAGACCGGGCGCGCTGCGCCGGATCGCCGCCCTCGCCGACGGCTTCACGATGTCCGGGCTGCTCGCCAACCGCGTCAACCGCGGTGCCGCGCTCATCGACGAGCTGCGCACCGCGGTGACCGAAGCCGGCCGCGACTGGGCCGCCTTCGGCACGGAGGCCCGTCTGCGGCCCGTCCCCGGCCGGCCGGACACCTGGCGGTCGCTTGCCGGGGCATGGCGGTCCGCCGGCGCCACCCACCTCACCGTCACCACCGACGACCTCTCCCTGCTGGCACCACTGCATGCGGCGTTGACCGGGTAG